The proteins below are encoded in one region of Halorhodospira halochloris:
- the cas1e gene encoding type I-E CRISPR-associated endonuclease Cas1e, with protein sequence MTTEFVPLKPIPIKDRVSMIFVGRGQLDVRDGAFVVVDEVNGERMHIPVGSVACLLLEPGARISHAAVKLAATVGTLLIWVGEAGVRLYSAGQPGGARSDKLLYQARLALDEKLRLKVVRRMYALRFQEEPPERRSVEQLRGIEGARVRKMYKVLAQKYGVEWKGRSYDPNEWDNADPVNKCLSAATSCLYGVCEAAILAAGYAPAIGFLHTGKPQSFVYDVADIVKFETVVPAAFRVAAQNPAQPDRAVRIACRDSFRDTHVLQRLIPLIEDLLEAGGIDPPPPAPEAQPPAIPEPKSIGDHGHRSK encoded by the coding sequence ATGACGACCGAGTTTGTTCCACTCAAACCTATCCCCATCAAGGATCGTGTTTCCATGATCTTTGTAGGACGCGGTCAGCTGGATGTTCGTGATGGCGCCTTCGTCGTCGTCGACGAGGTCAATGGCGAGCGGATGCACATCCCAGTGGGTTCGGTGGCCTGCCTGCTCCTTGAGCCGGGCGCTCGTATATCCCACGCGGCAGTCAAGCTCGCCGCAACAGTGGGAACCCTGCTAATCTGGGTTGGCGAGGCCGGGGTGCGTCTCTATTCAGCAGGTCAGCCAGGTGGAGCGCGTTCGGACAAGTTGCTGTACCAGGCCAGGTTGGCCCTAGACGAGAAGCTCCGGCTGAAGGTTGTGCGTCGGATGTATGCGTTGCGGTTTCAGGAAGAGCCGCCGGAACGTCGTTCGGTGGAACAGTTGCGTGGTATCGAGGGCGCGCGAGTCCGCAAGATGTATAAGGTGCTCGCGCAGAAGTATGGGGTGGAGTGGAAAGGGCGGAGCTATGACCCGAACGAGTGGGATAACGCCGATCCCGTCAACAAGTGTTTGTCGGCCGCCACATCGTGCCTTTACGGAGTTTGTGAAGCCGCCATCCTGGCAGCGGGTTATGCGCCAGCTATCGGGTTTCTGCACACCGGCAAGCCACAGAGCTTTGTCTATGATGTCGCCGACATCGTGAAATTCGAGACCGTCGTGCCTGCGGCTTTTCGGGTTGCAGCGCAGAATCCGGCTCAGCCCGATCGGGCTGTACGCATCGCTTGTCGCGATTCCTTTCGGGATACCCATGTGCTGCAAAGGCTTATCCCCTTGATTGAAGATTTACTGGAGGCCGGCGGTATCGACCCGCCGCCACCAGCCCCCGAGGCTCAACCCCCGGCTATTCCTGAGCCAAAATCCATCGGTGACCACGGCCACAGGAGCAAGTAA
- the cas7e gene encoding type I-E CRISPR-associated protein Cas7/Cse4/CasC yields MSTFIQLHLLTSYPPANLNRDDLGRPKTARMGGVDRLRVSSQSLKRTWRTSELFEDALVGHVGTRTKRLGTEVYEALTGAGIAEKKSLEWARAIANVFGKIQKSGTEIEQLAHLSPEERQGVDELVATLIQEQRAPTEDELKLLRKNPHAADIGLFGRMLAAHPAFNVEAACQVAHAITVHPVAVEDDYFTAVDDLNFGEEDMGAGHIGETGFAAGLFYSYVCINRDQLIDNLSGDVELADKAIAALTEAAVKVSPKGKQNSFGSRAYASYVLVEKGRQQPRSLSVAFLKPVYGQDQAGTAIKALEGQRESFEKVYGPCAEGHYVLNAVAGEGSLDELKAFLVQN; encoded by the coding sequence ATGAGCACTTTCATCCAGCTGCACTTGCTGACTTCTTATCCCCCGGCCAACCTGAACCGGGATGATCTCGGCCGTCCGAAGACCGCCCGCATGGGGGGCGTCGATCGCCTGCGAGTCTCTTCCCAGAGCCTCAAACGGACGTGGCGAACATCGGAGCTGTTCGAGGATGCCTTGGTCGGTCATGTCGGAACGCGAACCAAGCGGCTTGGCACCGAAGTGTACGAGGCACTCACCGGAGCCGGCATCGCGGAGAAGAAGTCCCTGGAATGGGCGCGGGCCATCGCCAACGTCTTCGGGAAGATCCAGAAGTCTGGCACCGAAATTGAGCAGCTGGCCCACCTCAGCCCCGAAGAGCGTCAGGGTGTCGATGAACTGGTGGCGACCCTGATCCAGGAGCAGCGCGCACCGACCGAAGATGAGTTGAAGTTGTTGCGCAAGAACCCTCACGCGGCGGATATCGGCCTGTTTGGCCGCATGTTGGCCGCTCACCCTGCCTTCAATGTCGAAGCCGCTTGTCAGGTGGCCCACGCTATCACCGTCCATCCGGTGGCGGTGGAGGATGACTATTTCACGGCCGTAGACGACCTGAACTTTGGTGAGGAGGACATGGGCGCGGGGCATATAGGTGAGACCGGTTTCGCTGCGGGGCTTTTCTACAGCTATGTCTGCATCAACCGCGACCAGCTCATCGACAACCTGAGTGGTGACGTCGAGCTCGCTGATAAGGCCATCGCCGCCTTGACCGAGGCTGCCGTAAAGGTCTCGCCCAAGGGTAAGCAGAACAGCTTTGGGTCGCGGGCCTACGCCTCATATGTGTTGGTCGAAAAGGGCCGCCAGCAGCCACGCTCGTTGTCCGTCGCCTTCCTCAAGCCCGTTTACGGCCAGGATCAGGCGGGTACCGCCATCAAGGCGCTGGAAGGGCAAAGGGAGTCGTTCGAGAAGGTCTATGGGCCGTGTGCCGAGGGGCACTATGTCCTGAATGCGGTGGCGGGCGAAGGCAGCCTGGATGAACTGAAGGCATTCCTGGTGCAGAACTAG
- the casA gene encoding type I-E CRISPR-associated protein Cse1/CasA — MNLIDEPWLPFRLRSGAIEYGPPCELAREDVVDLAPPRADFHGAAWQFLIGLLQTTCPPDDLEEWQAWWADPPTAEQLQEHFARVRHAFNAFGDAPLFMQELDPMEDARSASVASLLIEAPGDQGIKFNTDHFIKRGFGEAMCPRCASLALFTMQVNAPAGGSGYRTGLRGGGPLTTLVLPDDSQAPLWQKLWLNVLNADDLGGGEPDFTDGSVFPWLAATRVSKQAGTEITPEEVHPLHAYWAMPRRFRMHKEEAECRCQVCGAETTEVVREVRAKNYGHNYGGAWVHPLTPYRQDPKKPDEPPLSTKGQQGGLGYRHWEALVLEDTRNHQNLPARVVLDYQEKAEALRDFGSVSQHARLWVFGYDMDNMKARGWYATYMPLLAIPKEQGLRDRFLEWIDAMVQAASDAAWLLRSTVKSAWYSRPKDASGDFSFIDQRFWEGTESAFYSHLHQLAERLPEQDGAFMPEDVARRWHMTLYETALELFDELSLAGDAEALDMKRIVAARNELGKRLWRNKTMKTLRTWAGMEEGVGKSKDKAAKEEA; from the coding sequence ATGAATCTGATCGACGAACCGTGGCTTCCGTTCCGCTTGCGGAGCGGGGCCATCGAATACGGCCCTCCCTGCGAGTTGGCCAGGGAGGATGTAGTGGATTTGGCACCACCTCGAGCCGACTTCCACGGGGCGGCATGGCAGTTCCTGATCGGGCTTCTCCAGACCACGTGCCCACCGGATGATCTCGAGGAGTGGCAGGCGTGGTGGGCCGATCCGCCCACTGCCGAGCAGCTGCAGGAGCATTTCGCCCGGGTGCGGCATGCCTTCAACGCCTTCGGTGATGCCCCCCTGTTTATGCAGGAACTGGATCCCATGGAAGATGCCCGGTCCGCTTCAGTGGCCAGCCTGCTGATCGAGGCCCCCGGCGATCAGGGGATCAAGTTCAACACGGACCATTTCATCAAGCGTGGTTTTGGTGAAGCGATGTGCCCGCGTTGTGCTTCCCTTGCCTTGTTCACCATGCAGGTCAATGCGCCTGCAGGGGGATCCGGCTATCGCACGGGGCTGCGGGGCGGAGGTCCGCTGACGACCCTCGTGCTGCCGGATGATTCCCAAGCTCCACTTTGGCAGAAGCTCTGGCTGAATGTCCTGAACGCCGACGATCTGGGTGGGGGGGAGCCTGATTTTACCGATGGCAGCGTCTTTCCGTGGCTGGCCGCGACGCGGGTGAGCAAGCAGGCCGGCACCGAGATTACCCCGGAAGAGGTCCATCCCCTCCACGCCTATTGGGCCATGCCGCGTCGCTTCCGTATGCATAAAGAAGAGGCGGAGTGTCGTTGTCAGGTCTGCGGTGCCGAGACCACGGAGGTGGTCCGGGAGGTGCGCGCCAAGAACTACGGACACAACTACGGTGGGGCCTGGGTCCACCCCTTGACCCCTTACCGTCAGGATCCCAAGAAGCCTGACGAGCCTCCGCTCTCCACCAAGGGACAGCAAGGTGGATTGGGTTATCGCCACTGGGAAGCGCTGGTCCTTGAGGATACCCGGAACCATCAGAATCTCCCGGCCCGCGTTGTGCTCGACTACCAGGAAAAAGCGGAGGCACTTCGGGACTTCGGTAGCGTGAGCCAACACGCCCGGCTCTGGGTTTTTGGGTACGACATGGACAACATGAAGGCCCGTGGCTGGTACGCCACCTATATGCCGCTGTTGGCCATCCCGAAAGAGCAGGGGCTGCGTGACCGTTTCCTGGAATGGATCGACGCCATGGTGCAGGCGGCCAGTGATGCAGCTTGGTTGCTGCGCAGCACGGTCAAATCGGCGTGGTACAGCCGACCCAAGGACGCTTCCGGCGATTTCTCTTTCATCGACCAGCGGTTCTGGGAAGGTACCGAGTCGGCTTTCTACAGCCACCTCCACCAGCTGGCGGAGCGACTTCCCGAACAGGATGGCGCGTTCATGCCCGAGGACGTGGCACGTCGGTGGCACATGACTCTCTATGAGACAGCTTTGGAGCTCTTTGATGAGTTGTCATTGGCTGGGGACGCCGAGGCCCTCGACATGAAGCGGATCGTGGCGGCTCGTAACGAACTGGGGAAGAGGCTTTGGAGGAACAAGACCATGAAGACTCTTCGTACCTGGGCCGGGATGGAGGAAGGCGTGGGCAAGAGTAAGGACAAAGCAGCGAAGGAGGAGGCATGA
- the cas5e gene encoding type I-E CRISPR-associated protein Cas5/CasD: MNYLVFRLYGPLASWGEAAVGPTRPSASYPGRSAILGLLAAALGIRREEEATLAQLRDNVTLAVKQCSAGTLLRDYHTAQVPSHDKKAVWLTRRDELGVAKDKLNTILSAREYRSDGYWVVAIRLSDEAPWTLDEMAEALRHPRFMLYLGRKSCPLAAPLHPRVVSAGGVREALSEEFPGFTGSKMEDDEKRRLGIDAEVSFAWEGDAGDILPQETRYPYDEPLHRGRWQFASRSEHWHQTREES, translated from the coding sequence ATGAATTATCTGGTTTTCAGGCTTTACGGCCCTCTGGCGAGCTGGGGGGAAGCCGCTGTGGGGCCGACCCGTCCCTCAGCATCCTACCCGGGCCGTTCGGCCATTCTGGGTCTCCTCGCCGCCGCACTGGGTATCCGGCGAGAGGAAGAGGCGACGTTGGCACAATTGCGTGACAATGTGACGTTGGCGGTCAAGCAGTGCAGTGCGGGGACGCTCCTTCGTGACTATCACACAGCCCAGGTCCCAAGTCATGACAAAAAGGCGGTCTGGTTGACCCGCCGCGACGAGCTGGGGGTGGCCAAGGATAAACTGAACACGATCCTTTCGGCTCGCGAGTACCGCAGCGATGGGTATTGGGTGGTGGCTATTCGGCTGTCCGATGAGGCGCCGTGGACACTGGATGAGATGGCCGAGGCCCTGCGCCACCCTCGTTTTATGCTCTATCTCGGCCGCAAATCCTGCCCCTTGGCGGCACCATTGCACCCCCGTGTCGTTAGTGCCGGAGGCGTGCGTGAAGCGCTCTCGGAAGAATTCCCCGGGTTCACTGGATCCAAGATGGAGGATGACGAGAAGCGTCGGTTGGGAATTGACGCGGAGGTCAGCTTTGCGTGGGAAGGTGATGCCGGGGATATTCTGCCGCAGGAGACCCGCTATCCCTATGACGAGCCATTGCATCGAGGCCGATGGCAGTTTGCCTCACGCTCGGAGCATTGGCACCAGACGAGGGAGGAGTCGTGA
- the cas2e gene encoding type I-E CRISPR-associated endoribonuclease Cas2e — protein sequence MLVVVTEAVPPRLRGRLAIWLLEVRAGVYVGDVNRRVREMIWEQVNALVEDGNVVMAWSSRHESGFEFQTCGKNRRVPVDYEGLRLVRFAPDPEAEG from the coding sequence ATGCTGGTAGTTGTAACGGAAGCGGTGCCTCCTCGATTGAGGGGGCGTCTGGCCATCTGGCTGCTGGAGGTGCGGGCCGGCGTCTATGTCGGTGATGTGAATCGACGTGTGAGAGAAATGATCTGGGAGCAGGTCAACGCCCTGGTGGAAGATGGGAATGTTGTCATGGCGTGGTCGAGTCGCCATGAATCCGGATTCGAGTTCCAGACGTGCGGGAAAAACCGAAGAGTACCAGTCGATTACGAGGGGCTACGTTTGGTGCGCTTTGCTCCAGATCCGGAGGCGGAAGGGTAA
- the cas6e gene encoding type I-E CRISPR-associated protein Cas6/Cse3/CasE has protein sequence MFLSRVHINPQALTPKNLMPVLEGDSYRNHQLLWRLFTEEDERPFLFRQEFEHSFDSSSGKPRGLPLFYVLSRVEPQADSELFSCEVKSFEPKLSAGQQLAFKLRANPVVAKREEGRKNSRHHDVLMDAKRAAKDNGVTDKVAIRCYMDEAAQSWLANKGRSEKAGYTLQSAPEVSGYQQHVHRRKGRDIRFSSVDFQGILTVNDPERFAQSLAEGIGRSRAFGCGMWMVRRV, from the coding sequence ATGTTTCTCTCGCGTGTCCATATCAATCCCCAAGCGCTGACACCTAAGAACCTGATGCCGGTGCTGGAGGGTGACAGTTATCGTAATCATCAATTGCTGTGGCGACTTTTCACTGAAGAAGATGAGCGCCCCTTCCTGTTCCGCCAGGAGTTTGAGCATTCCTTTGACTCATCGTCGGGCAAACCGCGAGGTCTGCCGCTTTTCTACGTCCTTTCTCGGGTGGAGCCGCAGGCCGATTCAGAGCTGTTCAGCTGTGAGGTGAAGTCGTTCGAGCCCAAACTGTCTGCGGGGCAGCAGCTGGCTTTCAAGCTGCGAGCCAATCCGGTGGTGGCGAAACGGGAAGAGGGCCGCAAGAACTCCCGCCACCATGACGTGCTGATGGATGCGAAGCGGGCCGCCAAGGATAACGGTGTGACCGACAAGGTGGCCATTCGGTGCTACATGGACGAAGCGGCCCAGAGCTGGCTAGCCAACAAGGGCAGGTCCGAAAAGGCGGGTTACACACTCCAGAGCGCCCCCGAAGTCAGCGGCTATCAGCAGCATGTCCACCGGCGCAAGGGGCGTGACATCCGTTTCAGCAGCGTCGATTTCCAGGGTATACTGACAGTGAACGATCCTGAGCGCTTCGCGCAATCCCTGGCAGAAGGTATTGGCCGTAGTCGCGCCTTTGGTTGCGGGATGTGGATGGTAAGGCGGGTATGA
- the casB gene encoding type I-E CRISPR-associated protein Cse2/CasB codes for MSRSNINYQVLREAEARSSVYQWWQRVSRAVEADGEGGLPAFSTAVRPALRRAKTPDDALLTEGFRLLWFAVPDNLKAPRNMPALGCVAAVLAEVREMDQQKSFAAAMGSQVEKTGKPRVSELRFQQLQQSHDLEELQRRLRRAVALLGKKVHVLSLADNIMQWHREKSGHPDYRPDRRLPVRWATDYFTELASYQKAAATN; via the coding sequence ATGAGCAGATCGAACATCAACTATCAAGTGCTGAGGGAGGCAGAGGCACGATCCTCGGTCTATCAATGGTGGCAGCGGGTTTCACGGGCCGTTGAGGCGGATGGAGAAGGTGGCCTTCCGGCGTTCTCCACGGCGGTACGCCCGGCCCTGCGCCGTGCCAAGACCCCGGATGACGCGCTGCTGACAGAGGGGTTCCGTCTGCTCTGGTTTGCGGTGCCGGATAACTTGAAGGCCCCTCGAAACATGCCCGCCTTGGGCTGTGTCGCGGCGGTGCTGGCCGAAGTCCGGGAGATGGATCAACAGAAGTCCTTTGCTGCCGCCATGGGCTCCCAGGTGGAGAAGACCGGGAAACCTCGTGTCAGCGAATTGCGCTTCCAGCAGCTGCAACAGAGCCACGATCTCGAGGAGTTGCAGCGTCGCTTGCGCCGCGCCGTAGCTCTGCTCGGTAAAAAGGTTCACGTTCTCTCCCTGGCGGACAACATCATGCAATGGCACCGGGAGAAGAGTGGTCATCCCGACTACCGACCCGACAGACGGCTACCGGTTCGCTGGGCCACGGACTATTTCACTGAACTGGCGAGCTACCAGAAAGCCGCCGCTACGAATTGA